From Rhodovastum atsumiense, a single genomic window includes:
- the cobJ gene encoding precorrin-3B C(17)-methyltransferase, with protein sequence MLAIVRRGAAGEAVAQRLLAACPDAELLAPASPDAFGALLRRLSTAGTTLVALGPLEDVAQAVQPGPDTAPVVVVAENGRAVVPLCGARAGGDELARQIGAALGITAAITSGTPPAPVPGRLAVVGLGPGKAGLMAPEVRAELDRAQDILGYIPYVRMAGPFRPDQTVHVSDNREELDRARHAFALAAAGRHVVVVSSGDPGIFAMAAALFEALERGDDPAWGQVDLVVLPGISAAQAAAARAGAPLGHDFCVISLSDNLKSWATIERRLAAAAGADLVLALYNPISRARPWQLDRAFEVLRQIRDAATPVVLGRDIGRPGESLTTTRLGEVRSDMVDMRTVVIVGSSTTRVLPRRDGKTWVYTPRWHEA encoded by the coding sequence ATGCTGGCGATCGTCCGGCGCGGCGCGGCCGGGGAAGCGGTGGCGCAACGCCTGCTCGCGGCCTGTCCGGACGCGGAGTTGCTCGCCCCCGCTTCCCCGGATGCGTTCGGTGCGTTGCTGCGCCGCCTGTCCACTGCCGGCACGACGCTGGTGGCGCTGGGGCCGCTGGAAGATGTGGCGCAGGCGGTGCAACCCGGCCCGGACACTGCGCCGGTGGTGGTGGTGGCCGAAAACGGCCGGGCGGTGGTGCCGCTGTGCGGCGCCCGGGCCGGCGGCGACGAACTGGCACGGCAGATCGGGGCGGCGCTTGGCATCACTGCCGCCATCACCTCGGGAACCCCGCCCGCCCCGGTCCCCGGGCGACTGGCCGTGGTCGGGCTGGGGCCGGGCAAGGCCGGGCTGATGGCACCCGAGGTGCGCGCCGAACTGGACCGCGCGCAGGATATCCTTGGCTACATTCCCTATGTGCGGATGGCCGGGCCGTTCCGTCCCGACCAGACGGTGCATGTCTCCGACAACCGCGAGGAACTCGACCGCGCCCGCCACGCCTTCGCGCTGGCCGCCGCCGGCCGGCACGTCGTGGTCGTGTCCTCGGGCGATCCCGGCATCTTCGCCATGGCCGCGGCGCTGTTCGAGGCGCTGGAACGCGGCGATGACCCCGCCTGGGGACAGGTGGATCTGGTCGTGCTGCCCGGCATTTCCGCCGCCCAGGCCGCCGCCGCGCGCGCCGGCGCGCCGCTCGGGCACGATTTCTGCGTGATCTCGCTGTCCGACAACCTCAAATCCTGGGCGACGATCGAGCGCCGCCTCGCCGCGGCAGCCGGCGCCGATCTGGTGCTGGCGCTCTACAACCCGATCTCGCGCGCCCGGCCCTGGCAACTCGACCGGGCCTTCGAGGTGCTGCGCCAAATCCGCGACGCCGCCACGCCGGTGGTGCTCGGACGCGATATCGGCCGGCCCGGCGAGAGCCTGACAACCACCCGTCTGGGCGAGGTGCGGAGCGACATGGTGGACATGCGCACCGTGGTGATCGTCGGCTCCTCCACCACGCGGGTGCTGCCGCGCCGGGACGGCAAGACCTGGGTGTACACGCCGCGCTGGCACGAAGCGTGA
- a CDS encoding precorrin-8X methylmutase, whose protein sequence is MIEYRRDAADIYARSFAIIRAEADLSRIPADLEKLAVRVAHACGMPDVIDDLVFSPGAGAAGRAALAAGAPVLCDCRMVEMGITRSRLPANNDVICTLNDPAVPELARQIDNTRSAAAVDLWRPRLAGAVVAIGNAPTALFRLLELLDAGAPRPALILGFPVGFVGAAESKAALAEDSRGVPFVVVRGRRGGSAMVGAAVNALATERE, encoded by the coding sequence ATGATCGAGTACCGCCGCGACGCCGCCGACATCTACGCCCGCTCCTTCGCCATCATCCGCGCCGAGGCCGACCTTTCGCGCATCCCCGCCGACCTGGAAAAACTGGCGGTGCGGGTCGCGCATGCCTGCGGCATGCCGGACGTGATCGACGACCTGGTGTTCTCCCCCGGGGCCGGCGCGGCCGGGCGCGCGGCGCTGGCGGCCGGGGCGCCAGTGCTGTGCGACTGCCGCATGGTGGAGATGGGAATCACCCGCAGCCGGCTGCCGGCCAATAACGACGTCATCTGCACGCTCAACGACCCGGCGGTACCGGAACTGGCACGGCAAATCGACAATACCCGATCGGCGGCAGCGGTGGATCTGTGGCGGCCGCGGCTCGCCGGCGCCGTGGTAGCGATTGGCAACGCCCCCACGGCGCTGTTCCGCTTGCTGGAGCTGCTCGATGCCGGGGCGCCACGGCCGGCGTTGATCCTGGGCTTCCCGGTGGGTTTCGTCGGCGCCGCCGAATCAAAGGCGGCACTGGCGGAAGACAGCCGGGGCGTGCCCTTCGTCGTGGTGCGCGGCCGGCGCGGCGGCAGCGCCATGGTCGGTGCCGCCGTCAACGCGCTGGCCACGGAGCGCGAATAG
- the cbiE gene encoding precorrin-6y C5,15-methyltransferase (decarboxylating) subunit CbiE, translating to MPAWLTVVGIGEDGPEGLGAEARGAIAAARVLVGGARHLAMVPPAAGQERLEWPRPFDVGAVLTRRGTPVCVLASGDPMLFGVGAVLARQVPAEEMRILPAPSAFSLAAARLGWPLQDVVPLSVTGRPLAAVLRHAYPGARWLVLAADGGTPAALAALLAAHGFGASRLEVLEHMGGAQERRHGGIAAEWTLPRCAELNVIAVECRADAAVTGWSGLAGLPDGAFRHDGQLTKRDVRAVTLAHLAPLPGELLWDVGAGCGSIGIEWMRSHPACRAIAIEANEARQALITHNREALGVPGLHLVAGRAPEALADLPVPQAVFIGGGLTVAGVVDRCWDALPPGGRLVANAVTLQSEAALVSWRERLGGDLTRLSVAHTTPVGRFDAWRCAMPVTVWSVRKPH from the coding sequence ATGCCGGCATGGCTGACGGTGGTGGGGATCGGCGAGGACGGGCCGGAGGGCCTCGGCGCCGAGGCGCGCGGGGCCATCGCCGCGGCGCGGGTGCTGGTGGGCGGCGCCCGCCATCTCGCCATGGTGCCGCCGGCGGCCGGGCAGGAGCGGCTGGAATGGCCGCGTCCCTTCGATGTCGGCGCCGTGCTGACCCGGCGCGGCACGCCGGTCTGCGTGCTGGCGAGCGGCGACCCGATGCTGTTCGGCGTCGGTGCGGTGCTGGCACGGCAGGTCCCGGCCGAGGAGATGCGTATCCTGCCAGCTCCCTCGGCCTTTTCCCTGGCGGCGGCGCGGCTGGGTTGGCCGCTGCAGGACGTGGTCCCGCTGAGCGTGACTGGCCGGCCGCTGGCGGCGGTGCTGCGGCATGCGTACCCGGGCGCGCGCTGGCTGGTGCTGGCGGCCGATGGCGGCACGCCCGCCGCCCTGGCGGCGCTGCTTGCCGCCCATGGTTTCGGGGCCAGCCGGCTGGAGGTGCTGGAGCACATGGGCGGCGCGCAGGAGCGTCGGCATGGTGGCATCGCCGCGGAATGGACCCTGCCGCGCTGTGCGGAGCTCAACGTGATTGCCGTGGAATGCCGGGCGGATGCGGCAGTGACCGGCTGGTCCGGACTGGCCGGGTTGCCCGACGGCGCCTTCCGCCATGACGGGCAGCTCACCAAGCGCGACGTGCGGGCGGTGACGCTCGCGCATCTGGCGCCACTGCCCGGCGAGCTGCTGTGGGATGTCGGCGCGGGATGCGGCTCGATCGGCATCGAGTGGATGCGCAGCCATCCGGCCTGCCGGGCGATCGCCATCGAGGCGAACGAGGCGCGCCAGGCCCTGATCACCCATAACCGGGAGGCGCTCGGCGTGCCCGGTCTGCACCTCGTCGCCGGTCGCGCGCCCGAGGCGCTGGCGGACCTGCCGGTGCCGCAGGCGGTCTTTATCGGTGGCGGCCTGACCGTGGCGGGAGTGGTGGACCGGTGCTGGGACGCCTTGCCCCCCGGCGGTCGGCTGGTCGCCAATGCCGTGACCCTGCAGAGCGAGGCGGCCCTGGTATCCTGGCGGGAGCGGTTGGGCGGGGACCTGACCCGGCTGTCGGTCGCGCACACCACGCCGGTCGGGCGGTTCGATGCCTGGCGCTGTGCCATGCCGGTCACCGTCTGGAGCGTGCGCAAGCCGCATTAG
- a CDS encoding P-II family nitrogen regulator encodes MKLVTAIIKPFKLDDVRDALTKLGVQGLTITECKGFGRQKGQTEIYRGAEYAVDFVPKIKIGVVVEESLLEEVIETIIQAARTGKIGDGKIFVSPVQQAIRIRTGESGIDAV; translated from the coding sequence ATGAAGCTGGTGACCGCCATCATCAAGCCGTTCAAGCTTGACGACGTCCGCGACGCTCTCACCAAACTCGGAGTCCAGGGACTCACGATCACCGAGTGCAAGGGCTTCGGCCGGCAGAAGGGGCAGACCGAGATCTATCGGGGGGCCGAGTACGCCGTGGATTTCGTGCCCAAGATCAAGATCGGGGTGGTGGTCGAGGAGAGCCTGCTCGAGGAAGTCATCGAGACCATCATCCAGGCGGCGCGTACCGGCAAGATCGGGGATGGGAAGATTTTCGTCTCCCCTGTCCAGCAGGCGATCCGCATCCGAACCGGCGAATCCGGAATCGACGCTGTCTGA
- a CDS encoding ammonium transporter gives MSLLRKTGLGLALAGLPFVTATHAFAQAADAAAPATPAPALNVGDTAWMLTSAVLVLMMLVPGLALFYGGMVRKKNVLAVLMQSFFGAGLLSLLWVVAGYSIAFTEGNAFFGGFSKLLLSGIAPDTLAPLAPTIPETVYVMFQLTFAIITAVIILGGPADRMKFSAAMIFISAWVLLVYAPVAHMVWGPGGLLADAGVLDFAGGTVVHINSGVAGLVAALVVGKRAGLNSESMAPHNVGLTMIGGSLLWVGWFGFNAGSALTAGTGAGMAMINTHVATSAAIVSWTAAEWAIRGKPSLLGAVSGAVAGLVVITPACGFVTVTGALLMGLAGGAVCYWSVSTLKRWCGYDDALDAWGVHGVGGILGALLTGVFAVAAIGGAGKSGLIDGNPGQLVLQVAGVAMTLAWSGSISYVVLKLIDWTIGLRVGDEVEVEGLDLALHGETVRD, from the coding sequence ATGTCTCTGCTTCGCAAGACCGGCCTGGGTCTCGCCCTCGCCGGGCTGCCTTTCGTCACTGCCACCCATGCTTTCGCCCAGGCCGCCGACGCGGCCGCACCGGCAACGCCCGCCCCCGCGCTCAATGTCGGCGATACCGCGTGGATGCTGACCTCCGCGGTGCTGGTGCTGATGATGCTGGTGCCCGGGCTGGCGCTGTTCTATGGCGGCATGGTCCGCAAGAAGAACGTGCTGGCCGTGCTGATGCAGTCCTTCTTCGGGGCGGGCCTGCTGTCCCTGCTGTGGGTGGTGGCCGGCTATTCCATCGCCTTCACCGAAGGCAATGCCTTCTTCGGCGGCTTTTCCAAGCTGCTGCTGTCCGGCATCGCCCCGGATACGCTGGCGCCGCTCGCTCCGACGATCCCCGAAACCGTCTACGTGATGTTCCAGCTCACCTTCGCGATCATCACCGCGGTGATCATCCTGGGGGGGCCGGCCGACCGCATGAAGTTCTCGGCGGCGATGATCTTCATCTCGGCCTGGGTGCTGCTGGTCTATGCCCCGGTGGCGCACATGGTCTGGGGGCCGGGGGGGCTGCTGGCCGATGCCGGCGTGCTGGACTTCGCCGGCGGCACCGTGGTGCACATCAACTCCGGCGTCGCCGGGCTGGTGGCCGCGCTGGTGGTCGGCAAGCGGGCCGGGCTCAATTCGGAGAGCATGGCGCCGCACAATGTCGGCCTGACCATGATCGGCGGCTCGCTGCTGTGGGTGGGCTGGTTCGGCTTCAACGCCGGCTCCGCGCTCACCGCCGGCACCGGCGCGGGCATGGCGATGATCAACACTCATGTGGCGACCTCGGCGGCCATCGTTTCCTGGACCGCGGCCGAATGGGCGATCCGCGGCAAGCCGAGCCTGCTCGGCGCGGTGTCGGGTGCGGTCGCGGGGCTGGTGGTGATCACCCCGGCCTGCGGCTTCGTCACCGTCACCGGGGCGCTGCTGATGGGGCTTGCCGGCGGTGCGGTGTGCTACTGGAGCGTCAGCACCCTCAAGCGCTGGTGCGGCTATGACGATGCGCTCGACGCCTGGGGCGTGCATGGCGTGGGCGGCATCCTCGGCGCGCTGCTGACCGGCGTGTTCGCGGTGGCGGCGATCGGCGGGGCCGGCAAGTCCGGCCTGATCGACGGCAATCCCGGCCAGCTGGTCCTGCAGGTCGCCGGCGTGGCCATGACCCTCGCCTGGTCGGGCAGCATCAGCTACGTCGTGCTGAAGCTGATCGACTGGACCATCGGGCTTCGGGTCGGCGACGAGGTGGAGGTCGAGGGCCTCGATCTCGCCCTGCACGGCGAGACCGTCCGCGACTGA